In the genome of bacterium, the window AAGGTGACAGTCTGTGCGGTAGTATCCGGCTTCATGAAGGGGCCCTTGTTGAGGGGAAACGCGTGTCGCAACACGTTTCTACCGCAACTGGGGCCTTCTTCAATTCAAGAACGAGACTTCTTCATGAATTTTCCGGGCTAGAGGGCACAGGGGCAAACCTGGGGCTCGATTTCTTGGATCTGTCCTCGAGGGAGACCCATTCCCTGATGCTTGCGGTAGACCACCGCTTTACGATCACCGTCGACGAGTCCGAACTCGGACTCCATCTGGCCCTCGCAGGGCTGGGTCTCGTGGGCCTGGCTGTGCTGAGTTCGCGAGTCAGGCCAGGAGTAGCACGGGTGGACGATGCCCTGCGCACTCGCCCACGAGGCGCGTAACGCGATTCATCGAGTGAGACATGGTGCCGGTCTGGTGTGGAAATCGAGCCCGGGCGGATTCTGCATTGGCGTGAGCAAGCCTGGATGTACTCCACCCGACGGGTTTCATGGTCTTGGCAGGCAATCGAAGCGCCTCGGCCTCGATTGCCACCGCGGCATCTGGCATCGAGAGTGGGTCGACCCGAATCAGACGCTCCCGGAGGTCTGGGCCTTCATTACTGAGGCGCGAACGACCGGGATGTCGCTGTCCGTGATGGGCTGCATCCAGGGCTTTCGCTTCAGGGCGGCCTCGACGTAGGGAGCAAGCTCCGCGTTCTTCTTTTCCTGGCGTGCGATTTCCCCGGCCTTGAACTCAGGAAGCACTTCGTCGCCGAAGAGCTGGAGCGAGGCGCAGATGTTCTGGTGGGTATTCCTTCCAACCTGTTGCAGGAAGATCACCTGATCGACGCCTGCGTCGGCCAGATCGTGGAGATAGCGGCGGGCATCGGCGGGAGTACCGATGCAGCTCGAGTAGGCGTCGCCGGCTGCAGAGGCTTCAGCGATCTTCTTCTCCGTTCCGCCTTTGCCGCGCTTGGCCTGGAACTCGCCCCAGAGATCCGTACGGCCCGGCACCTGGTCCTGGGCGACGAGGGCGTTGAGTGCGTAGCCGAAGAACTCGAAACCCTCCTGGCCACGGCGGATGGCTTCGGTTCGGTCCTGGTGGAGTGAGAAGCCTGCCACCAACGCGATGTTGGGGTTCACGCTGTGGCCGAGTGGCACGCATTCGTCGCTCTTGAGGATGTCGTAGTAGATGTCGACCCAGCTCCGTGCCTCGTCCGGAGACACGAAGCTGAACGCCAATGCACCGAGCCCGTTCTGGGCTGCGAGCTTGATCGTGTCGCGGTTGGTGCAGGCGATCCACATCGGGGGATGCGGCTTCTGGCGGGGCTTGGGCAGCACGTTCCGGCACGGCATCGAAAAATGCTCGGATTCGAAACCGGGGTAGGGATCGAGCACCATCATGTTGGCGATCTGTTCGGCGGCTTCGAGCGACATGGCCCGCTTGTGCTTGGCCGGAATGTCGAAGCCGTGGAGTTCGAGGCGCGTGGCGCCTTCTCCGATTCCGAAATCGACCCGACCGTTGGAGATCAGGTCGAGGGTGGCGATGCCTTCGGCGGTGCGGGCGGGGTGGTTGTAGTTCGGAATGACTTGGCGGATTCCGTGGCTGAGCCGGATGTGCTCGGTGCGGGCTGCGGCCGCCGCCAGGAAGACTTCGGGGGCCGACGAGTGCGAGTACTCGTCGAGGAAGTGATGCTCCACCTCCCAGGCGTGGTCGAAGCCGAGCCGATCGGCGAGCACCACTTGCTCGAGGGCCTCTTGCAGTAGATTGAACTCGTCGTCCTCGGACCAGGGCTTGGGGAGCTGATGCTCATAGAAAATGCCGAACTTCATGGCGGGAAACTAACCCAGCCGGGTCGCCTGCGAGCCCTCAAGCGGCGATCTTGCGAGGTCGATGCGTAGGCATGGGAGTGCCGGAGGCTTTCGTTTCGGACCACGCCGGCGTTCTCGATGCGCATGCGCAGGCATGGGCACGCCAGCTGACCGAAGGTGGCGCGGCACAGCCGTCGGGCCGCATTCGCCGCGGCCTGGAGCTCGCTCGCCAGGCGGTTCTGCGCAAGGGCAAGGAGATCATCCAGGAGCATTGGGACGTCGGACTCTTCGATGTGGCCTTCGGTTCGCTGAAGGCGTTCGCCCTCTATCCCATGTTGTTCTTCGCGGATCTCACCTGGACGATTCCCCTGCTCGAGTACGGGCCGTTGAACACCCAGGGGTGGACGGCGGGCTACCTCTTCTTGCGCCGCGAGTGGTTGTCGATGCTGGGCAAGCGGCGTTTCGGCCGGAGCCTGAAGGACCTCTTCGCGTTTCGGGACGGGCTGTTGCGCATGCAGCCCCGGGACGCCCGGAGTGTGCATCGGTTCATCCTGGACGGAACGCAGTACACCTTGCGGATCCGGCGCGGGCAGCTGCTGCATCGCTGGCGGTTGCTGCGCGATGGCGCGCCCGAGGCCAACGTGATGCTCCAGCGGGAGCTGCGATCGCTCGTGACCGATCCTGCGTTCGTGTTCCGTGCGAATCCGCTGCGAAACAACGCGCCGCTCTACGAGCGGGTGCTCCTGGCGCGGATTCTCGCCGAACCTGTCAGCCGTGGACGACTTCTCGCGCGTCTTCGGCCAGAGCCCGTACTGATCGGTCCGCCGGCGCGCCTGCGCGATGCGATCGGCGAGCAGGGCTCGGCGCTTGCGGTGGCGCGGGTGGTGGCCGCTGGGGATGCCCTGGTAGCGGCGCTTCGGCAGCGCTTTGGCAGCGGATTCTCGGCTCTTTCGCTGTCGTTGCGGTGGACCCACTGGAGCTACCAGCGCCACATCTACCGTCGGCTGGCAAAGCA includes:
- a CDS encoding LLM class flavin-dependent oxidoreductase, producing the protein MKFGIFYEHQLPKPWSEDDEFNLLQEALEQVVLADRLGFDHAWEVEHHFLDEYSHSSAPEVFLAAAAARTEHIRLSHGIRQVIPNYNHPARTAEGIATLDLISNGRVDFGIGEGATRLELHGFDIPAKHKRAMSLEAAEQIANMMVLDPYPGFESEHFSMPCRNVLPKPRQKPHPPMWIACTNRDTIKLAAQNGLGALAFSFVSPDEARSWVDIYYDILKSDECVPLGHSVNPNIALVAGFSLHQDRTEAIRRGQEGFEFFGYALNALVAQDQVPGRTDLWGEFQAKRGKGGTEKKIAEASAAGDAYSSCIGTPADARRYLHDLADAGVDQVIFLQQVGRNTHQNICASLQLFGDEVLPEFKAGEIARQEKKNAELAPYVEAALKRKPWMQPITDSDIPVVRASVMKAQTSGSV